The DNA region TTGTATCCGCATACTAAAGTACCTATATTATTTTCTAAACAGTAGTTTATTATCTTTCTTGCTGTTTTAGACATATAGTCATTTACTTTATTATTGCGAGAACTATATAGATATTTTTGTCTTAAAGTTGGTTTTTTACCATACTTTTGCTTATCTTTAATACTTTGAAGACGAGCATTTTCTTTATTAAACCATTGATTAATAGATTTTAATTTTTTCCCATCTATTATGAAAGATCTGCCTTTACTTGTAACACAAGTTGCAAGATTATTAATCCCAAAATCAATAGCTAGTGCATGGTTTTTATCTAAATTTCTTTGTTCTTCCTGTACTTCATAAGTGTACTGAACTTCAAAGAACCTAGCATTAAATTTAGGAATAATTCTAATCTCTTTAATCTTTTTATCAAGTAAAATAGGTGGAATTTTAATTGAAATCTTTTTATGATTCTTTTTAAAAGAATTAGAATACGGAATTACAAATGTATCTTCATTAAGTCTAACAAAACCAATAACAAGGGTAGTAAAACTGTTCTTAGGAAGATAACTAGGAAGTTTAACTTTAGCATTATACATTCCTTTATTTTTCTTTTTTAGAAGACTAAAAAAAGACTTAAAAGAACCATCAATTTCTTTAAGAATCTGTTGTGACATATTAGAATTAAGAGTTTTATAGTTTTCACTACTTTTTAAAAGAGAATTATTCTTTTGATAATTAAGATATTTATTTTCTTGAAAGTAGTATTGTCTAATATTATACACAGCTTGATTATATAGATTTTTAGCAGTATGAGAAAGTTCTCTAAGGGAAAGATATTCTTCCTTAGAAAGATGTTTAAGTTGTTGTTTAACAGTAAGATACATTGATTTTCCACCTCCTTTTCCTATGCTTAATTATATCATATATTTAAGCTTGAAAAAAGAGGTTGACTCCAATTCATCTCCTACCTAAAGTGGAAGGAGTCTTCTTGGAGTTTTAAGATAAAATAAAAAAAATATCACTATATTTAAATAAAATGTGGTATATTAAAAATAAAAAATGAAAGGAGAAGATAAAATGAAAAGAGAAGATTATATTGAATGGGATGAATATTTTATGGGGATAGCTCTTCTTTCAGCTAAGAGAAGTAAGGATCCAAATACT from uncultured Fusobacterium sp. includes:
- a CDS encoding transposase, whose product is MYLTVKQQLKHLSKEEYLSLRELSHTAKNLYNQAVYNIRQYYFQENKYLNYQKNNSLLKSSENYKTLNSNMSQQILKEIDGSFKSFFSLLKKKNKGMYNAKVKLPSYLPKNSFTTLVIGFVRLNEDTFVIPYSNSFKKNHKKISIKIPPILLDKKIKEIRIIPKFNARFFEVQYTYEVQEEQRNLDKNHALAIDFGINNLATCVTSKGRSFIIDGKKLKSINQWFNKENARLQSIKDKQKYGKKPTLRQKYLYSSRNNKVNDYMSKTARKIINYCLENNIGTLVCGYNETFQRNSNIGKANNQTFVNIPFGKLREKLEYLCKLYSLRFVEQEESYTSKSSFFDMDILPKFEVDKPQPYSFLGKRIKRGLYQTSKGYILNADVNGALNILRKSNVVDLEVLYSRGEVDTPVRIRIA